One region of Microbacterium rhizosphaerae genomic DNA includes:
- a CDS encoding amino acid ABC transporter ATP-binding protein, with protein sequence MTAIPDAATPTLQVRGLHKRYEGLEVLKGVEFQIHRGEVKAVLGPSGSGKSTMLRLMALLEPADQGEVLLNGTRIGATGTADKPHHHHERKLAIERRQIGMVFQRFNLFPHMNALDNVALALVNVQKVDKGQARERAYAMLERVGLGERDGHFPSELSGGQQQRVAIARALVLNPQVMLFDEPTSALDPELVGEVLDVMEQLAADGMTMIVVTHEVRFARRAADEVSLFDSGVLVEQAAPDEFFDNPQHDRTKRFLSHVH encoded by the coding sequence CGCGGCCACCCCGACCCTCCAGGTCAGGGGGCTGCACAAGAGGTACGAAGGCCTCGAGGTGCTCAAGGGCGTCGAGTTCCAGATCCACCGCGGCGAGGTGAAGGCGGTGCTGGGCCCGAGCGGCTCCGGCAAGTCGACGATGCTCCGCCTGATGGCCCTGCTCGAGCCGGCCGACCAGGGCGAGGTGCTGCTCAACGGCACCCGCATCGGAGCCACGGGCACGGCCGACAAGCCGCATCACCACCACGAGCGCAAGCTGGCGATCGAACGGCGGCAGATCGGGATGGTGTTCCAGCGGTTCAACCTGTTCCCCCATATGAACGCCCTGGACAATGTCGCGCTCGCGCTCGTCAACGTCCAGAAGGTCGACAAGGGACAGGCGCGGGAGCGGGCGTACGCCATGCTCGAGCGCGTCGGACTGGGGGAGCGCGACGGCCACTTCCCGTCCGAGCTGTCCGGCGGTCAGCAGCAGCGTGTGGCCATCGCCCGTGCGCTGGTGCTCAACCCGCAGGTCATGCTGTTCGACGAGCCCACCTCTGCGCTCGACCCGGAGCTCGTGGGCGAGGTCCTCGATGTGATGGAGCAGCTGGCCGCGGACGGCATGACGATGATCGTCGTCACGCACGAGGTGCGCTTCGCTCGCCGCGCCGCCGACGAGGTGTCGCTGTTCGATTCGGGCGTCCTGGTCGAACAGGCCGCCCCGGACGAGTTCTTCGACAACCCGCAGCACGATCGCACGAAGAGGTTCCTCAGCCATGTCCACTGA
- a CDS encoding C-terminal binding protein: MSTERPLALYLDTDDIDPTPGVDMLEAAGFRVERVKSHDPDEIVAAAAEAEALLIGYDPITADMIERMPRLRIIATLSMGVDGVDVQAATDAGVWVSNVLGAATDEVAAHALGLVLAARSIDRAARATRSGAWRAEDAPRATTECTVGVVGLGRIGRRFAEFAAPLFREVIGTDPMLPDDADTRDMLRRAGIRRVDLDELIASSDVLSLHVPLTDETAGMVDADVLAAMPDGAVLVNVSRGGLIDEDALLAALDSGHIAGAGLDVLATEPAAADHPFRTHPRVVLTPHMAYLSSRTGREYATRQAQNVVSLFTDGVPATPVNRPASPALTS, translated from the coding sequence ATGTCCACTGAACGCCCCCTGGCCCTCTATCTCGACACCGACGACATCGACCCGACACCGGGCGTCGACATGCTCGAGGCCGCCGGGTTCCGCGTGGAACGTGTCAAGAGCCACGACCCGGACGAGATCGTGGCCGCCGCCGCCGAGGCGGAGGCCCTCCTCATCGGATACGACCCGATCACCGCCGACATGATCGAGCGGATGCCGCGGCTGCGCATCATCGCGACGCTATCGATGGGCGTCGACGGCGTCGACGTGCAGGCGGCGACGGATGCCGGCGTCTGGGTGTCGAACGTCCTGGGTGCCGCCACCGACGAGGTGGCCGCGCACGCCCTGGGCCTCGTGCTCGCGGCCCGCTCGATCGACCGGGCCGCGCGGGCCACGCGCTCGGGCGCCTGGCGCGCGGAGGATGCCCCGCGGGCGACCACCGAGTGCACCGTGGGCGTCGTCGGCCTGGGCCGGATCGGGCGTCGGTTCGCCGAGTTCGCCGCGCCCCTGTTCCGCGAGGTGATCGGCACCGACCCGATGCTTCCGGACGACGCCGACACCCGCGACATGCTCCGTCGCGCCGGCATCCGTCGGGTGGACCTCGACGAGCTGATCGCGAGCTCGGACGTCCTGTCGCTGCATGTCCCGCTCACCGACGAGACCGCCGGCATGGTCGACGCGGACGTCCTCGCGGCGATGCCCGACGGCGCCGTGCTCGTGAACGTCAGCCGCGGCGGCCTGATCGATGAGGATGCGCTGCTGGCGGCCCTCGACTCGGGGCACATCGCCGGAGCAGGTCTCGATGTGCTGGCGACCGAGCCGGCTGCCGCCGACCATCCCTTCCGCACCCACCCCCGCGTGGTGCTGACCCCGCACATGGCCTATCTGTCCTCGCGGACCGGACGCGAATACGCCACGCGTCAGGCGCAGAACGTGGTCTCCCTGTTCACCGACGGCGTTCCGGCCACGCCGGTCAACCGTCCGGCGTCGCCGGCCCTCACCTCCTGA
- a CDS encoding amidohydrolase → MRKLSLPDRPLDEQGAKIVVARRIRTLDDADTVVTAMLIVNGLIAATGTLDECLDAAERRVAAVPEVHDLGDAVVVPGFVDAHAHPLMLGQMMSWVDCGPDRAGSIPEIVALLRKAAERTPDDLPVRGYGYEQRNLVERRHPTRFELDEVATDREVYLMNASGHGGVVNSFTFEKYGVTRDTPDPQGGEFFRSADGELTGELSDAACNILTGLSGVKIGHHGPNFHLGDAPEEHVRQLAAAQRNFLEGGVTTIGDAQVSSREFDTYLRLAERRGLHLRVSMYLLSHLLDDALDMGLRGQFGNAQLSFAGIKLYADGTLGGWTAYFPDGYVGDPCRTGQLYHEPAEYRALIARAHEAGLQTATHAQSPTAIEMVVAAIEAAQAADSRPDARHRIEHCGLPTPEQIERMAAAGIRPVNQPQHYYNWGEGVEQAIGTPGERFNPLGEFVRAGVPVTISSDAPVAEPRPLEAIQASVTRVTRRGRKLGPDDLAIDAMTALRGHTIEAARTIGREDDLGTLEVGKRADFAVLAADVDEVAPETIGEIAVLQTWIDGTRHHIAATAEGEN, encoded by the coding sequence ATGCGCAAGCTCTCCCTTCCCGATCGCCCGCTCGACGAGCAGGGCGCGAAGATCGTCGTCGCCCGCCGCATCCGCACGCTGGACGACGCGGACACCGTCGTGACCGCGATGCTCATCGTGAACGGCCTCATCGCGGCCACCGGCACACTCGACGAGTGCCTGGATGCTGCCGAACGCCGCGTCGCGGCCGTGCCCGAGGTGCACGATCTCGGCGATGCCGTGGTCGTGCCGGGGTTCGTCGACGCGCATGCGCATCCGCTCATGCTGGGTCAGATGATGAGCTGGGTGGACTGCGGACCCGACAGGGCCGGCAGCATCCCGGAGATCGTCGCCCTGCTGCGCAAGGCCGCCGAGCGGACGCCCGACGACCTGCCGGTGCGCGGCTACGGATACGAGCAGCGCAACCTGGTCGAGCGGCGGCACCCCACCCGGTTCGAACTCGACGAGGTCGCCACCGACCGCGAGGTCTACCTCATGAACGCGTCCGGTCACGGCGGCGTCGTGAACAGCTTCACGTTCGAGAAGTACGGCGTGACCCGCGACACCCCCGATCCCCAGGGCGGCGAGTTCTTCCGCAGCGCCGACGGGGAGCTCACCGGGGAGCTGTCGGATGCCGCGTGCAACATCCTCACCGGGCTGAGCGGCGTGAAGATCGGCCACCACGGCCCGAACTTCCACCTCGGCGATGCCCCCGAGGAGCACGTCCGCCAGCTGGCCGCTGCGCAGCGCAACTTCCTCGAGGGCGGCGTCACCACGATCGGGGATGCGCAGGTGTCGAGCCGCGAGTTCGACACCTATCTGCGCCTGGCCGAGCGTCGGGGCCTCCACCTGCGCGTCTCGATGTACCTCCTGTCGCACCTGCTCGACGATGCCCTCGACATGGGGCTGCGGGGACAGTTCGGCAACGCGCAGCTCAGCTTCGCGGGCATCAAGCTGTACGCCGACGGCACGCTCGGCGGTTGGACGGCCTACTTCCCCGACGGGTACGTCGGCGACCCGTGCCGCACCGGCCAGCTGTACCACGAGCCCGCCGAATACCGGGCGCTGATCGCCCGGGCGCACGAGGCGGGCCTGCAGACCGCGACCCACGCGCAGTCGCCCACCGCCATCGAGATGGTCGTGGCGGCCATCGAGGCGGCCCAGGCCGCCGACTCGCGGCCGGATGCCCGTCACCGCATCGAGCACTGCGGTCTACCCACCCCCGAGCAGATCGAGCGGATGGCGGCCGCCGGCATCCGGCCGGTGAACCAGCCCCAGCACTACTACAACTGGGGCGAGGGCGTGGAGCAGGCCATCGGCACGCCCGGTGAGCGCTTCAACCCGCTCGGCGAGTTCGTGCGCGCCGGCGTCCCGGTGACGATCTCCTCGGATGCCCCCGTCGCCGAGCCGCGCCCGCTCGAGGCGATCCAGGCATCCGTGACCCGGGTGACGCGCCGGGGCCGCAAGCTCGGTCCCGACGACCTGGCCATCGATGCGATGACGGCGCTGCGCGGCCACACGATCGAGGCCGCCCGCACGATCGGCCGCGAGGACGACCTCGGCACCCTCGAGGTCGGCAAGCGCGCGGACTTCGCGGTGCTGGCGGCCGATGTCGACGAGGTCGCCCCCGAGACCATCGGCGAGATCGCCGTGCTGCAGACGTGGATCGACGGAACCCGCCACCACATCGCGGCGACGGCAGAGGGAGAGAACTGA
- a CDS encoding thiamine pyrophosphate-binding protein produces the protein MTLTTYFDAVDAAEAEAAGAAGVAIDNTGLAVLQTLRGYGVDTVFGIPGTHNLEFYRHLSRLGIHAVTSRHEQGAGYAADGWAQRTGLPGVVITTSGPGLLNALSAAGTAYCESRPLIILSPGVALGAEFADVGTLHETKDATAASGAIVEWSRRVATAAEAVQAVHDAFAMFRTGRPRPVHIEVPLDVLEGAADVPAADREPRPHPGFTLADDALIAQAAQILAGASRPAIIAGGGSTRAAASLTALAERLGAPVVTTLNGKGVVPESHPLAVGAELRLEAARDVVNGCDALLIVGAKIGEAELWGGVIQPDAPVIRIDILASQGHKNVASDLVLVGHAQAVVPQLLQAVGAGSTPAWADLDAVRLACAEEAAEFNALTALAARAIAATLPRDAVVAGDSSQITYLGMASAVRQDEPHAFLYTPAYATLGYGLPAAIGAAVAESSRGAAARPVVCVVGDGALMFAVQEFATAVEQRLDLMVVCYDNGGYAEIQQNELDRGIPAIGVQLAQPDWAALADAFGARGWRVRSADELDGVVSRAARAGGVNLVHVPSHLFEPHI, from the coding sequence ATGACCCTGACCACGTACTTCGACGCTGTCGACGCGGCCGAGGCCGAGGCCGCCGGCGCCGCGGGCGTCGCGATCGACAACACCGGTCTCGCGGTGCTGCAGACGCTGCGCGGCTACGGGGTGGACACCGTCTTCGGCATCCCCGGCACGCACAACCTCGAGTTCTACCGGCACCTCTCGCGCCTCGGCATCCACGCGGTGACCTCTCGGCACGAGCAGGGGGCCGGCTATGCGGCCGACGGGTGGGCCCAGCGCACGGGTCTGCCCGGGGTCGTCATCACGACCTCCGGACCGGGGCTGCTGAACGCCCTCTCCGCCGCAGGCACGGCGTACTGCGAGTCGCGACCGCTCATCATCCTCTCTCCGGGTGTTGCGCTCGGCGCGGAGTTCGCGGACGTCGGAACGCTGCACGAGACGAAGGATGCGACGGCGGCCAGCGGAGCGATCGTCGAGTGGAGCCGGCGGGTCGCCACCGCCGCGGAGGCCGTGCAGGCGGTGCACGACGCCTTCGCCATGTTCCGCACGGGGCGCCCGCGTCCCGTCCACATCGAGGTGCCGCTGGACGTGCTCGAGGGCGCGGCGGATGTGCCGGCCGCGGACCGCGAACCGCGTCCGCACCCGGGCTTCACTCTGGCCGACGACGCGCTCATCGCTCAGGCCGCGCAGATCCTGGCGGGCGCGTCCCGGCCGGCGATCATCGCCGGTGGCGGCTCGACCAGGGCCGCGGCGTCCCTGACGGCCCTCGCCGAGCGCCTCGGCGCGCCCGTCGTCACGACCCTGAACGGCAAGGGCGTCGTACCCGAGTCGCACCCGCTCGCCGTCGGCGCCGAGCTGCGGCTGGAAGCCGCACGCGATGTCGTCAACGGCTGCGACGCACTGCTGATCGTCGGCGCGAAGATCGGCGAGGCCGAGCTCTGGGGCGGTGTGATCCAGCCGGACGCACCCGTCATCCGGATCGACATCCTCGCCAGCCAGGGTCACAAGAACGTCGCGTCCGACCTCGTCCTTGTCGGTCACGCGCAAGCCGTCGTGCCTCAGCTCCTCCAGGCCGTCGGCGCCGGATCGACGCCCGCGTGGGCAGACCTCGACGCCGTGCGCCTCGCCTGCGCCGAGGAGGCGGCCGAGTTCAACGCGCTCACGGCCCTGGCCGCACGCGCGATCGCGGCGACCCTGCCGCGCGATGCCGTCGTGGCGGGCGACTCCTCGCAGATCACGTACCTCGGCATGGCGAGCGCCGTGCGCCAGGATGAGCCGCACGCCTTCCTGTACACGCCGGCCTATGCCACCCTCGGCTACGGCCTGCCCGCTGCGATCGGCGCCGCCGTCGCGGAGTCCTCCCGGGGCGCCGCGGCCAGGCCCGTGGTCTGCGTCGTCGGGGACGGCGCGCTCATGTTCGCGGTGCAGGAGTTCGCCACCGCCGTCGAGCAGCGCCTCGATCTGATGGTCGTCTGCTACGACAACGGAGGCTACGCGGAGATCCAGCAGAACGAGCTCGATCGCGGCATCCCGGCGATCGGCGTGCAGCTGGCACAGCCGGACTGGGCCGCGCTGGCCGATGCGTTCGGCGCGCGTGGCTGGCGCGTGCGATCGGCCGACGAGCTCGACGGTGTCGTGTCGCGGGCCGCGCGCGCGGGCGGAGTGAACCTCGTCCACGTGCCGTCGCACCTGTTCGAGCCGCACATCTGA
- the speB gene encoding agmatinase, whose protein sequence is MTTPVGPIDSSRTPRYAGRDGFARLPRLDQVARADIVVAGVPFDSGVSYRSGARFGPNHVREASRLLRPYNPALDVSPFEIAQVADAGDIAVNPFDIGEAIETIEQAALDLTAGDTRLVTLGGDHTIALPLLRAAAQRHGPVALLHFDAHLDTWDTYFGAEYTHGTPFRRAFEEGIIDTEALCHVGTRGPLYGKRDLEDDRRFGFGIVTSADVYHQGVNEVVAKLRDRIGARPLYISIDIDVLDPAHAPGTGTPEAGGITSRELLEILRGFQGLNLIGADVVEVAPPYDHAEITGVAASHVAYDLVSLLALRRGQQR, encoded by the coding sequence ATGACGACCCCGGTCGGCCCCATCGACAGCTCCCGCACCCCCCGCTATGCCGGGCGCGACGGGTTCGCCCGCCTGCCGCGGCTCGACCAGGTCGCCCGCGCCGACATCGTCGTGGCCGGCGTGCCGTTCGACAGCGGCGTCTCCTACCGCTCCGGCGCACGGTTCGGCCCCAACCACGTGCGCGAGGCATCGCGGCTCCTGCGTCCCTACAACCCCGCGCTCGACGTCTCGCCGTTCGAGATCGCCCAGGTCGCCGACGCCGGCGACATCGCCGTGAACCCTTTCGACATCGGCGAGGCGATCGAGACGATCGAGCAGGCGGCGCTCGACCTGACCGCGGGCGACACGCGCCTGGTCACCCTCGGCGGCGACCACACGATCGCCCTGCCGCTGCTGCGCGCGGCGGCCCAGCGACACGGGCCGGTCGCCCTGCTCCACTTCGATGCCCACCTGGACACGTGGGACACGTACTTCGGGGCGGAGTACACGCACGGCACCCCGTTCCGCCGCGCGTTCGAAGAGGGCATCATCGACACCGAGGCGCTCTGCCACGTCGGCACGCGGGGTCCGCTGTACGGGAAGCGCGACCTCGAGGACGACCGCCGATTCGGCTTCGGAATCGTGACCAGCGCCGACGTCTACCACCAGGGGGTGAACGAGGTCGTGGCCAAGCTGCGAGATCGCATCGGCGCTCGTCCGCTGTACATCTCGATCGACATCGACGTCCTCGATCCCGCGCATGCGCCCGGTACGGGCACGCCGGAGGCCGGCGGCATCACGAGCCGCGAGCTGCTCGAGATCCTCCGGGGTTTCCAGGGCCTGAACCTCATCGGCGCGGACGTCGTCGAGGTCGCACCCCCGTACGACCACGCGGAGATCACCGGGGTCGCCGCATCCCACGTCGCCTACGACCTCGTCTCGCTCCTCGCCCTCCGGCGCGGGCAGCAGAGGTAG
- a CDS encoding GntR family transcriptional regulator, whose product MRASDRTYRALLDEIQSGALAPGTALAEAELATRFGVSRTPVREALGRLAADGLVIEVSPRLTVVADLAPDDIRALFELRRALEETAVRIAAMRGDASAFATLADAFEATDAASGQGMDDYYALIADFDAEVDAAASNAYLAAALRTVRTHLVRVRRLARDKPARLAASVAEHRLIAHAIATRDADLAAHATHVHLHNALASILDGTLLGSGDAAGVHSTNHTRPTGSREGAP is encoded by the coding sequence ATGAGAGCGAGCGACCGCACGTACCGGGCGCTCCTCGACGAGATCCAGTCCGGCGCGCTCGCGCCGGGGACGGCGCTCGCCGAGGCCGAGCTCGCGACCCGGTTCGGGGTCAGTCGCACGCCGGTGCGCGAAGCGCTCGGACGCCTGGCCGCCGACGGCCTCGTGATCGAGGTGTCGCCCCGGCTGACCGTCGTGGCCGATCTCGCTCCGGACGACATCCGAGCGCTGTTCGAGCTGCGCCGGGCGCTCGAGGAGACGGCCGTCCGCATCGCCGCGATGCGGGGGGATGCCTCTGCCTTCGCCACGCTGGCGGACGCGTTCGAGGCGACGGATGCCGCGTCCGGCCAGGGCATGGACGACTACTACGCCCTGATCGCCGACTTCGACGCGGAGGTGGATGCCGCGGCATCCAACGCGTATCTCGCCGCCGCCCTGCGGACCGTGCGCACGCACTTGGTCAGGGTGCGCAGACTCGCCCGTGACAAGCCGGCGCGGCTCGCCGCATCCGTCGCGGAGCACCGCCTCATTGCGCACGCGATCGCGACGCGCGACGCTGATCTCGCGGCCCATGCCACGCACGTGCACCTCCACAACGCCCTGGCGAGCATTCTGGACGGCACGCTGCTCGGCTCCGGCGACGCGGCCGGGGTCCACTCCACGAACCACACGCGACCGACAGGCTCGAGAGAAGGAGCACCATGA